The following are encoded together in the Terriglobia bacterium genome:
- a CDS encoding radical SAM protein: protein MDFHHKEILKRYARMATGRPFAPILLNILITSVCDMRCVHCFFTDELDDKPRKKLQMTTENVVRISETLGANLGVLIIAGGEPFTRKDLPEIARAFYENNKLESIYLMSNGQIQQRIIPDVSRILQECPNLNVTVALGIDGLKEDHESIRQKTGSWDIAIDTARKLQAIKREKPQLDIQTCTCFMNSNQDRIFDWYDFLKFELKPDKVNFNYIRPPSARPKELIIDKSRYDRLSHMINADSRHAAIKNNYSGDAGFFKAAVDVYMHDLIARTAFEGRPQLQCWAGTAGAVIYDEGTVSSCEILDSVANLREYNWDFSKLWYSPAMDGRRESVANGCFCTHESNCYYPSLPFNPTHLVEIKKIENEMKESAAAARQLV, encoded by the coding sequence ATGGATTTCCACCACAAAGAAATACTCAAGCGCTACGCCAGAATGGCAACCGGGCGCCCGTTCGCGCCCATCCTGCTGAACATACTGATCACCTCGGTGTGCGACATGCGGTGCGTCCACTGTTTCTTCACCGACGAACTGGACGATAAGCCCCGCAAGAAACTGCAGATGACGACTGAAAATGTCGTCCGGATCAGCGAGACCCTGGGCGCCAATCTCGGCGTATTGATCATCGCGGGCGGCGAGCCCTTCACCCGCAAAGACCTCCCCGAGATTGCGCGCGCGTTCTACGAGAACAACAAGCTCGAATCGATCTACCTGATGTCCAATGGACAGATTCAGCAGCGAATCATCCCCGACGTTTCGCGGATTCTGCAGGAATGCCCGAATCTCAATGTTACCGTGGCCCTCGGAATCGACGGACTGAAGGAAGACCACGAATCGATCCGGCAAAAGACGGGCAGCTGGGACATTGCAATTGACACCGCTCGCAAGCTCCAGGCCATCAAACGCGAGAAGCCGCAGCTCGATATTCAAACCTGCACGTGCTTCATGAACAGCAACCAGGACCGGATTTTCGACTGGTATGACTTTTTGAAATTCGAGCTGAAGCCGGATAAGGTCAATTTCAATTACATTCGCCCGCCGTCCGCCCGGCCGAAAGAATTGATCATCGACAAGAGCCGGTATGACCGGCTTTCCCACATGATCAACGCCGATTCCCGTCACGCCGCGATCAAGAACAATTACTCGGGCGATGCCGGATTCTTCAAGGCGGCGGTCGACGTTTACATGCACGACCTGATCGCCAGAACCGCGTTCGAGGGAAGGCCGCAGCTGCAATGCTGGGCCGGAACGGCCGGCGCCGTCATTTATGACGAAGGCACGGTTTCGAGCTGCGAAATTCTCGATTCGGTCGCTAACCTGCGCGAATACAACTGGGACTTCTCGAAACTCTGGTACTCGCCGGCCATGGACGGACGCCGCGAAAGCGTCGCGAATGGCTGCTTCTGCACTCACGAGAGCAACTGCTACTACCCTTCGCTTCCGTTCAATCCGACTCATCTCGTCGAGATCAAAAAAATCGAAAACGAGATGAAAGAAAGTGCTGCCGCCGCTCGTCAGCTGGTTTAA